From the genome of Geminocystis herdmanii PCC 6308, one region includes:
- a CDS encoding peroxiredoxin: MATLQVGDRTPDFTLPSATGENVSIKDFLGKKAVVVYFYPKDDTPGCTAESCAFRDSYEVFKEAGAEIIGISSDSVESHQQFASKYKLPFILLSDRGDKVRKLFDVPSTLFIIPGRVTYVIDKEGIVRHIFNSMLDFKAHVEEALKTIKNLPS, encoded by the coding sequence ATGGCAACTTTACAAGTAGGCGATCGAACTCCAGACTTTACCTTACCTTCCGCAACAGGAGAAAATGTTAGTATCAAAGACTTTTTAGGCAAAAAAGCCGTAGTAGTTTACTTTTATCCTAAAGATGATACCCCCGGATGCACCGCAGAATCTTGCGCTTTTAGGGATAGCTACGAAGTATTTAAAGAAGCAGGGGCGGAAATTATCGGCATTAGCAGTGATTCAGTGGAATCTCATCAACAGTTTGCCAGTAAATATAAACTACCTTTTATTTTATTGAGCGATCGAGGTGATAAAGTAAGAAAATTATTTGATGTACCGTCAACCCTTTTTATTATACCCGGTAGAGTAACCTATGTTATTGATAAAGAAGGCATTGTGCGCCATATCTTTAACTCCATGTTAGATTTTAAAGCCCATGTAGAAGAAGCCTTGAAAACTATTAAAAATCTTCCTAGTTAA
- a CDS encoding DNA adenine methylase: MIKSPLRYPGGKSRGIDYICQYLPDNFSEYREPMVGGGSMFIYLKQQNPRLKIWINDLNPELYLFWKIAQSNLVNLVHEIKNCKRNYQDGKQLFRELTTVNINNLTDLERATRFFILNRITFSGTVESGGFSQGAFEKRFTDSSIERLELLEHILQDITITNLDFEDVIKGNNNNNIFLFLDPPYYNKAKSKLYGKKGNLHSEFNHEKFIQTVKESHHKWLITYDNSEFIKDNFKEFYTQEWELQYGMNNYKKSSAQKGKELLITNYLSSYNLINNQQLTLNLF; encoded by the coding sequence ATGATTAAAAGTCCTTTACGCTATCCCGGAGGCAAAAGTCGAGGTATTGACTATATCTGTCAATACTTACCTGATAATTTTAGCGAATATAGAGAGCCAATGGTAGGAGGAGGCTCAATGTTTATCTATTTAAAACAACAAAATCCTCGTTTAAAAATATGGATTAATGACTTAAATCCAGAGTTATATTTATTTTGGAAAATAGCACAATCTAATTTAGTTAATTTAGTTCATGAAATCAAAAATTGTAAAAGAAATTATCAAGATGGTAAACAACTTTTTCGAGAATTAACTACTGTTAATATTAATAATTTAACTGATTTAGAAAGAGCAACCAGATTTTTTATTTTAAATAGAATTACTTTTTCTGGTACTGTAGAATCAGGGGGATTTTCTCAGGGTGCTTTTGAAAAAAGATTTACCGATTCTTCGATCGAACGTTTGGAATTATTAGAACATATTTTACAAGATATTACTATCACTAACTTAGATTTTGAGGATGTGATTAAAGGTAATAATAATAATAATATTTTTTTGTTTCTTGATCCACCTTATTATAATAAGGCTAAGTCAAAACTATATGGAAAAAAAGGTAATTTACATTCAGAATTTAACCATGAAAAATTTATACAAACTGTAAAAGAATCTCATCATAAATGGTTAATTACCTATGATAATAGTGAATTTATTAAAGATAATTTTAAAGAGTTTTATACCCAAGAATGGGAATTACAGTATGGAATGAATAATTATAAAAAATCTTCGGCACAAAAAGGCAAAGAGTTATTAATTACTAATTATTTATCTTCTTATAATTTAATTAACAATCAACAATTAACTTTAAATCTATTTTAA
- a CDS encoding potassium channel family protein, translating into MLDSFLICGLGSLGQNCVIALKKFGVRIVVIEKNPPPHEEIRDLLPLIDVFVRGDCSDRTILLQSHIEQCRAALIVTTSESVNVATAIAIRQLNQKTRLVMRSNKENLNNLLSSQLGNFIAYEPTELPANAYALSALGKEILGFFTLEEQKIRISQVKITPSHPWRNYQCLFELNSRTRRIISHHSSTETFSSRFLEWNPDRQILPDDTIILVETEDHFRLTHHENNVKMRNQSIWLKLLNNLQKIKNKLVTLNTKEKIKGVGIFASIIVFILLITGTLLFRHYTENSTYLSSFYVTAILLLGGYADLFGSIEPIEEIPQWLQLFSLTLTITGTAFVGILYALLTENLLSAKFQFTKKRPPIPIENHIVIIGFGRIGQKIASELKELKQSLLAISFNQNIDASLESNFPLIIGNLQDSLKLANLDKAKSAIIVTDDDITNLEVALMTQNFNPRLNLVIRTNGDQFTNNLHQLLPQSNVFSAYQVAAEAFAAAAFGENILQIYRFEQQTILLTEYEIEEDDTLNDLLLGEVAYGYGVIPIFYSGNGSYVPTLMPNDDILLAKGDRLIVLATIEGLKSIEKGEIKPKQWQLEIISVKSDMGMFEGANAIARITGCQLKIARETMENLPQVLPINLYHHQAVRLMTILQKNQVISKLRCMI; encoded by the coding sequence ATGTTAGACAGTTTCCTTATTTGTGGATTGGGAAGTTTAGGGCAGAATTGTGTTATTGCTTTAAAAAAATTTGGGGTGAGAATTGTGGTTATCGAAAAAAATCCTCCCCCACATGAGGAAATTCGTGATTTATTGCCTTTGATTGATGTATTTGTGAGGGGTGATTGTAGCGATCGAACAATTTTACTACAAAGTCACATTGAGCAATGTCGAGCGGCATTAATTGTAACTACTTCAGAAAGTGTAAATGTTGCCACAGCTATTGCTATTAGACAATTAAACCAGAAAACCAGACTGGTAATGCGATCGAACAAAGAAAACTTAAATAATTTATTGAGTAGTCAATTAGGTAATTTTATCGCTTACGAACCAACTGAATTACCAGCGAACGCTTACGCACTTTCAGCATTAGGAAAGGAAATTTTAGGGTTTTTCACCTTAGAGGAGCAAAAAATTAGGATAAGCCAAGTAAAAATCACCCCTTCTCATCCTTGGCGCAATTATCAATGTCTGTTTGAGTTAAACAGTCGCACTCGTCGCATCATTAGTCATCATTCTTCTACGGAAACATTTTCATCCAGATTTTTAGAATGGAATCCCGATAGACAAATTTTGCCTGATGATACCATTATTTTAGTAGAAACCGAAGATCATTTTCGTCTAACTCATCATGAGAATAATGTGAAGATGAGAAATCAATCTATCTGGTTAAAATTATTAAATAATTTGCAAAAAATTAAAAATAAATTAGTCACATTAAACACTAAAGAAAAAATTAAAGGAGTGGGTATTTTTGCGAGTATAATCGTTTTTATACTGTTAATTACTGGTACTTTATTATTTAGACATTATACAGAAAATTCTACTTATTTATCTTCTTTTTATGTGACGGCAATTCTTTTGTTAGGAGGATATGCTGACTTATTTGGCTCGATCGAACCCATAGAAGAAATACCCCAATGGTTACAATTATTTAGCTTAACTTTAACCATAACAGGCACAGCATTTGTGGGCATTTTATATGCTTTATTAACCGAAAATTTATTGTCTGCTAAATTCCAATTTACTAAAAAACGTCCTCCTATTCCTATAGAAAATCACATTGTTATTATTGGCTTTGGTAGAATTGGACAAAAAATAGCCTCAGAATTAAAAGAGTTAAAACAATCATTATTAGCTATAAGTTTTAATCAAAATATTGATGCTTCCCTAGAGTCTAATTTTCCTTTAATTATTGGTAATTTACAAGATAGTTTAAAACTAGCAAACTTAGATAAAGCTAAAAGTGCCATTATTGTTACTGATGATGATATAACTAATCTCGAAGTGGCTTTGATGACTCAAAATTTTAACCCTCGTCTTAATCTTGTAATCCGCACCAATGGAGATCAATTTACCAATAATTTGCATCAGTTATTACCGCAATCCAATGTTTTTAGTGCCTATCAAGTGGCGGCGGAAGCCTTTGCGGCGGCGGCTTTTGGGGAGAATATTCTACAAATTTATCGTTTTGAGCAACAAACAATATTATTAACAGAGTATGAAATTGAGGAAGACGACACTTTAAATGACTTATTATTAGGGGAAGTTGCCTACGGATATGGGGTTATTCCTATTTTTTATTCTGGTAATGGTAGTTATGTCCCGACTTTAATGCCCAATGATGATATACTTTTGGCTAAGGGCGATCGATTGATTGTTTTAGCTACTATAGAAGGGCTTAAAAGCATTGAAAAAGGTGAGATAAAACCGAAACAATGGCAATTAGAGATTATCTCCGTTAAATCTGATATGGGTATGTTTGAAGGGGCAAATGCGATCGCACGAATTACAGGTTGTCAGCTAAAAATAGCTAGGGAAACCATGGAAAATCTACCCCAAGTGTTACCCATTAATCTTTACCATCATCAGGCTGTAAGATTGATGACTATATTGCAAAAAAATCAAGTCATCAGTAAACTTCGATGTATGATTTAA
- a CDS encoding DUF2232 domain-containing protein: protein MTTLPEDFNDDNWIDEEDSYSEDEKKPPYSSPKLQSYQFKPATIALVESAFLASTASLIWLIDYYFRLGPFLKMLFPLPIVLIYLRRGQRASIITTIVCGLLLGILMGPPRSIVYVIPYGLMGIQLGALWRNGASWYLSIFMASLIGCFGFFFRFWLFSILLGEDLWAYVMSQVTNLADWIFLKLGIIAEPSLTTIQVLALVVILVNNLIYALTVHLIGLLMFDRLNNPIPRPPRWLKVILDYE from the coding sequence TTGACTACTTTACCCGAAGATTTTAATGATGATAATTGGATAGACGAGGAAGATTCTTACTCTGAAGATGAGAAGAAACCACCATATTCCTCCCCTAAGTTACAATCCTATCAATTTAAACCAGCGACGATCGCACTGGTGGAAAGTGCTTTTTTAGCTAGTACCGCTAGTTTAATCTGGTTAATAGATTATTATTTCCGTTTAGGTCCATTCTTAAAAATGCTTTTTCCTTTACCTATTGTATTAATTTATTTACGTCGTGGTCAAAGAGCTTCTATTATCACTACGATCGTATGTGGTTTACTCTTAGGAATCTTGATGGGTCCTCCTCGTAGTATTGTTTATGTGATTCCCTATGGTTTAATGGGGATTCAGTTGGGGGCATTATGGCGTAATGGTGCAAGTTGGTATCTGTCTATTTTTATGGCTAGTTTGATTGGTTGTTTTGGTTTTTTCTTTCGTTTTTGGTTATTTTCCATCTTGTTAGGGGAAGATTTATGGGCTTATGTAATGAGTCAAGTTACCAATTTAGCGGATTGGATTTTTCTCAAATTAGGTATTATTGCTGAACCTAGCTTAACTACTATTCAAGTTTTAGCGTTAGTGGTAATTTTAGTTAATAATTTGATTTATGCTTTAACCGTTCATCTGATAGGATTATTAATGTTCGATCGACTGAATAACCCTATTCCACGCCCTCCCCGTTGGTTAAAAGTTATCTTAGACTATGAATAG
- a CDS encoding ATP-dependent 6-phosphofructokinase, translated as MSKKKRIGILTSGGDCPGLNAIIRAVVKYANLRQWEIYGIPRGTDGFIDVVKGKLQIDDLKLQPHGYDVPGVLQGLDVLQFMSGSVLGSLSRGNPEEEEVTKDILEGYKRFGLDALIAIGGDGSLDIIYDLAKKGGWNLVVIPKTIDNDVAFTERSVGFDTARNTVTQALYDLTFTAASHERIMVVQVMGRDAGHLALHAGIAGGADCILIPELTPKLTDATIEGICKYIVKLRRDRRKFALVVIAEGVHGLDNQKDAYIAETLADLIKEYSHRLCVNNDNNYEGLDTIDTRATVLGHLQRCGVPSSFDRILATVFGIKALDLIEQECYNRLVVWQNGSVESKSLEQIMPMIKWCHQEKTCPAPVDPEGFMVRTALSLGIYLGESHYHPHAINE; from the coding sequence ATGAGTAAGAAAAAAAGAATCGGTATTTTAACCAGTGGTGGAGACTGCCCAGGACTTAATGCTATTATTAGAGCTGTCGTCAAATATGCTAATCTTAGGCAGTGGGAAATTTATGGTATTCCCAGAGGTACGGATGGATTTATTGATGTGGTTAAAGGCAAATTGCAGATAGATGACCTTAAATTACAACCTCACGGTTACGATGTACCGGGGGTTTTACAAGGTTTAGATGTACTTCAATTCATGAGTGGTAGTGTATTAGGTTCTCTAAGTCGAGGTAATCCTGAAGAAGAAGAAGTGACGAAGGATATTTTAGAGGGTTATAAGCGTTTTGGCTTAGATGCTTTAATTGCCATTGGTGGAGATGGTAGTCTTGATATTATCTATGACTTAGCCAAAAAAGGCGGTTGGAATTTAGTAGTTATTCCGAAAACCATTGATAATGATGTGGCTTTTACAGAACGATCGGTCGGTTTTGATACAGCGCGTAATACGGTTACTCAAGCCTTATATGATCTTACCTTTACGGCGGCTAGTCATGAGCGTATTATGGTAGTGCAAGTTATGGGGAGGGATGCCGGACATTTAGCTTTACACGCTGGTATCGCAGGAGGTGCTGACTGTATTTTAATCCCTGAGTTGACTCCTAAATTAACCGACGCAACTATTGAGGGAATTTGCAAATATATTGTTAAATTAAGAAGGGATAGACGAAAATTTGCTTTAGTGGTGATAGCGGAAGGAGTACACGGGTTAGATAATCAAAAAGATGCTTATATTGCCGAAACTTTAGCTGATTTAATCAAGGAGTATAGTCATCGTCTTTGTGTTAATAATGATAATAATTATGAAGGCTTAGATACGATCGACACCCGTGCCACAGTTTTAGGACATTTACAACGTTGTGGCGTACCTAGTTCGTTCGATCGAATTTTAGCAACGGTATTTGGCATTAAAGCCCTAGATTTAATTGAACAAGAATGTTATAACCGTCTGGTAGTATGGCAAAACGGCAGTGTCGAAAGTAAATCCTTAGAACAAATTATGCCCATGATTAAATGGTGTCACCAAGAAAAAACTTGTCCTGCACCTGTCGATCCTGAAGGTTTCATGGTCAGAACGGCGCTTTCCTTAGGGATTTATTTAGGAGAATCCCATTACCATCCTCACGCCATTAATGA